DNA from Mycobacterium sp. SMC-8:
TCGACGAGGTCGCCGAGTCGGGCTATGAGTGGATCGAGCTGGGCCCCTACGGGTACCTGCCCACCGACCCGGCCACGCTGGCCGACGAGCTGGCCGCCCGGGGGCTCAAGCTCTCGGCCGGGACGGTGTTCGAGCACCTGCACCAGGATGACTCATGGGATGCGGTCTGGAAGCAGATCGAGGGCGTCGCCAAGCTGACCGCCGCGGTCGGCGGCAAGCACGTGGTGGTCATCCCGGAGATGTGGCGCGACCCGGCCACCGGCGAGGTTCTCGAAGACCGCCACCTCACCGCCGAGCAGTGGGCCAAGAAGACCGGCGGCATGAACGACCTCGGCAAGGCGATGTTCGAAACCTACGGGGTGCGTGCGCAGTATCATCCGCACGCCGACTCCCACGTCGACACCGAGGACAACGTGTACCGCTTCCTCGATGGCACCGACAGCCGGTATGTGAACCTGTGCCTGGACACCGGCCACATCTCCTACTGCGGCGGCGACAACATCGCGATCATCCGCCGCGCCCCCGAACGCATCGGATATCTGCACCTCAAGCAGGTCGATCCGCAGGTCCGCGCCAAGGTCGAAGCCGAGGACCTGCCGTTCGGCGAGGCGGTCAAGCTCGGCGCGATGACCGAACCGCCGCTGGGGATCCCGGACATGCCACCGCTTCTCGCCGAGGTCGAGAAACTCGGCATCGACGTGTTCGCGATCGTCGAGCAGGACATGTATCCCTGCCCTGCCGACGCCCCGCTGCCCATCGCCAAGCGCACCCGCAACTATCTCGGGTCGTGCGGCATCCCGTCCGTCACATTCACATAGTCGGCCGCTCTTCCACAAGGAGAAATCACCATGCCCGAACTGCGTGTCGCCGTCCTGGGAGTCGGCGTCATGGGGGCCGACCACGTCGCCCGGATCACGTCCCGGATCTCGGGCGCGCGGGTGTCGGTGGTCAACGACTACGTCACCGAGAAGGCCGAGCAGATCGCCTCGGGCATCGAAGGTTGCCGCGCCGTTGCCGATCCCCTCGACGCGATCGCCGATCCGGACGTCGACGCCGTGCTGCTGGCCACCCCGGGCACCACCCACGAGAAGCAGCTGCTGGCCTGCCTGGAGCACCGCAAGCCGGTGATGTGCGAGAAGCCGCTCACCACCGACGTTTCCACATCGCTGGAGATCGTCCGGCGAGAGGCCGGGCTTGATCGCCCGCTGATCCAGGTCGGCTTCATGCGACGCTTCGACGACGAGTACATGCGGCTCAAGGCACTGCTCGACGGCGGCGAACTCGGCGAGCCCCTGGTGATGCACTGCGTGCACCGCAACCCGAATGTGCCGTCGTACTTCGACAGCTCGCTGATCGTCAAAGATTCGCTGGTGCACGAGGTCGACGTGACGCGCTACCTGTTCGGCGAGGAGATCGCCAGCGTCCAGATCGTCAAACCCTCGTCGAATCCTGGTGCGCCCCAGGGTGTCATCGATCCGCAGATTGCGATCCTACGAACGGTGTCCGGACGGCACGTGGACGTCGAACTCTTCGTCACCACCGGTGTCGCCTACGAGGTGCGCACCGAGGTGGTCGCAGAACGTGGCAGCGCGATGATCGGCCTGGACGTCGGGCTGATCCGCAAATCCGCGCCGGGCACCTGGGGTGGTCAGATCACCCCCGGGTTCCGGGAACGGTTCGGCCGCGCCTATGACACCGAGATCCAACGGTGGGTTGACGCCGTCATCTCCGGCACCAACGTCGACGGACCGACCGCGTGGGACGGCTACGCGGCCGCGGCGGTGTGCGCGGCAGGTGTCGAATCGCTCGAAACCGGCCTGCCCGTTGATGTGCAGCTCGCCGACCGACCGTAGAACCGAAAACACAAGCAGGAGCAGAGTAATGACCAAGACGATTTCCCATTGGGTTGATAACAAGGTGTTTGCCGGCGAGTCCTCCGCGACGGCGCCGGTGACCAATCCGGCGACTGGTGTGGTGACCGGTCAGGTCGCGCTGGCCAGCGTCGCCGACGCCCAGCTGGTGATCGATGCGGCCGCTGCCGCGTTCCCGGCCTGGCGGGACACCTCGCTGGCCAAACGCACCCAGGTGCTGTTCGCCTTCCGGGAGCTGCTCAACGAGCGCAAGGGTGAACTGGCCGAGATCATCACCGCCGAGCACGGCAAGGTCGTCTCCGACGCGCTCGGCGAGGTCAGCCGCGGCCAGGAGGTCGTCGAGTTCGCCTGCGGCATCCCCCACCTGCTCAAGGGCGGCTACACCGAGAACGCCTCGACCAACGTCGACGTGCACTCCATCCGCCAGCCCCTGGGCCCGGTCGCGATCATCTCCCCGTTCAACTTCCCCGCCATGGTGCCGATGTGGTTCTTCCCGATCGCCATCGCCACCGGCAACACCGTGGTCCTCAAACCCAGCGAGAAAGACCCCAGCGCCGCGCTGTGGCTGGCCGAGCTGTGGAAACAAGCCGGCCTGCCCGCCGGGGTGTTCAACGTCCTCCAAGGCGACAAGACCGCCGTCGACGAACTGCTCACCAACCCCAAGATCAAATCCGTGAGCTTTGTCGGGTCCACCCCGATCGCCCAGTACGTCTACGCCACCGGCACCGCCGCCGGCAAGCGCGTCCAGGCCCTGGGCGGAGCCAAAAACCACGCCGTGATCCTGCCCGACGCCGACCTGGATTTGGCCGCCGACGCGATGGTCAACGCCGGCTTCGGCTCCGCCGGCGAACGCTGTATGGCCATCTCCGCCTGCGTGGCCGTCGGCCCCATCGCCGACGACCTGGTCGCCAAGATCACCGAACGCACCACCGGGCTCAAGATCGGCGACGGCACCCGCAACACCGACATGGGTCCGCTGGTCACCAAGGCCCACCGCGACAAGGTCGCCTCCTACATCGACGCCGGCGAAGCCGCCGGCGCCAAGGTCGTCGTCGACGGCCGCACCGTCCAGGCCGACGGTGATCAGGACGGGTTCTGGCTGGGCCCCACCCTGCTCGACAACGTCACCGCCGACATGAGCGTCTGCACCGACGAGATCTTCGGCCCCGTCCTGTCGGTCGTGCGGGTGGACACCTACGACCAGGCCCTGGACCTGATCAACACCAACCCCTACGGCAACGGCACCGCGATCTTCACCAACGACGGCGGCGCGGCCCGACGCTTCCAAAACGAGGTCGAGGTCGGCATGGTCGGCATCAACGTGCCCATCCCCGTTCCCATGGCCTACTACAGCTTCGGCGGCTGGAAAGCCTCCCTGTTCGGCGACAGCCACGCCCACGGCACCGACGGCGTCCAATTCTTCACCCGCCAAAAAGCCATCACCACCCGCTGGCTCGACCCCAGCCACGGCGGCATCAACCTCGGATTCCCCACCAACTAAGACCACCCCCACAGTCCGCGAGCGTGCGTGTCCGCAACCGACACGCCGCCCGCAGACCCAACTTCACGCACCCTCGCCAGGGGTGAGCGGGGTGCGGAGAGGCACGGTGACAGAGAGGTGGAAGTGCCAGAGCTGGTGGCGACCGCATGGACGAGTGCAGGCAACACGTCGCCGATGCACAGCCCGGCGACGAGCCCGATTCCGATCACCGAACGCGTCCGGGCAATCGCCGATGCCGGGTACAGCGGCTTCGGACTGATCGCCGATGACCTCCTCGCGGTCCGGGAGTCGATCGGTTTCGCGGCGTTGCGCGACATGATCGCCGATCATGGTCTTTCCCATGTGGAGATCGAGCTGATCGAGCGGTGGTGGGTTGGTCGTGGCCTGCCCGGGCACACGTATCAGATCCGCGACCTGCTGTTCGAGGCCGCCGATGCCCTCAACCCGGCATTCATCAAGATCGGCTCGGAGAACGGTCCCGCCGCCGCGGCGCTGGAACCGTTCGTCGTCCCGCTGCGGCAACTCGCCGACGACGCGGCGCGGCTCGGCACCCGAATCGCGATCGAACCGATGCCGTTCTCCCTGATCGCGTCTCTGCCCAGAGGCGCCGAACTTGTCAGAGCGGCGGACCATCCCGATGTCGGTCTGATCGTCGACGCCTGGCATGTGTTCCGCGCCGGCACCTCGCTTGCCGAGTTGGACGCCGCGCTCACCGGCGAGAGGGTGTTCGGCGTGGAACTCGACGACGCCCACGCGCAGGTGGTCGGCACACTCTTCGACGACACCGTTGAACGCCGGCAGCTGTGCGGCGAGGGATCGTTCGACCTCGTCGGTCTGGTGAAGGTTCTGCGCGACAAGGGTTTCGACGGTCCCTGGGGTGTCGAGATCTTGTCCGCGTCGTTTCGGCAACTGCCGTTGGCCGATGCGCTGAGATCAGCCGCCGAGACCGCGCTCAAGGTCCTTTAGACAGCCACCGTCACCCACGCGCCGGCGGCAAATGGCACCAACCCCGACGAGCGGGCGCGCCACCGGGCACACCTGAACTGCGGCAGGACTACGGGCCGCCACCCGAACGCATCGCATCCCTCTCCATGCCGGTTAGGCGCGAGCCCAGGTCGATGTCGGTCGCCACCCCGACGAGGGCCGTCGCGACGAGCGGCGCCGGCTCTCGGTCGAGCACCACCAGCCCGATCGCTGGACCGGGGCTGTGCACGACCATCGGCCGCGCCGCGAATCCCTGCGGCACCCCCAACTGCGACAGCCACGCGGCCGAGGCGATGGTGGCGCGCCGCGAGTGCGTCAGATGCGCGAAGAGCGCGTCGACCGAGTCGGCTTCCACCGCGGGACGATAGCGGACGCCTTCGGCGGCCATGTTGGCGTCGAGGATGCGACGGTTGCGCATCGTGGTGGTCAACGCGCACAGCTGCCGTGTGGACGCGTCCGCCCAGCTCACCTCGGCGCCGGCCATCAGTGGATCGTCGGCCGGGGCCACCAACACATACCGCTCCCGGTACATCTCGACCGACCGCGTGCCCGGCGGCGCCTCGTCGTCGAGATAGGTCAATCCGGCGTCGATCTCGAAATCGGCGAGCCGGCGTGCGATCTCGCGCGACGACAATGCCTCGATGCGCACCGAGGCCGCCGGATTGCGGGCCAAAAACTCCGCGGTGATGAACGGACTGGCCGGCACCGCCGTCGGGATCGCCCCGAGCCGCGCCGTGACGGTCAACCGGCCGCGCATCCGTTCGAGGTCGGCGAGCATTTCGTCGCGCTCGGCGACGATCCGCTGGGCCCAGCTGACCACCCGGCGTCCCTCTTCGGTGAAGCCCTCGAAGCGGTGTCCGCGCTGGACGATGACGACGCCCAGGTCACGTTCCAATCGACGGATCGCCACCGACAGGGTCGGCTGACTCACATGACAGCGCGCAGCCGCCCGCCCGAAGTGACGCTCGGCCGCCAGCGCCAGGAGGTACTCCAGGTGTTGCAACAGCACCGCGCTCCCCTTCCGGGACCCGCCAAACGGCAGAACGATAGACAGCGTCTATCACCGCATGTGAAATACCAAATGACAACCCTTCCGCACCGGCCGAGGTCCGGTGGTCCGGCGTCTAGATTGGGACCATGGCCCCCGCGAAAGACGTCGACGCCGACTACGACGAGCTGGATGTGCAGGTCAGCGAGCGCAAACGCGAGGCCGCCGGCGTCAAGGCCGTGATGGTCAGCATGCAGCGCGCGCTGCAGCAGATGGGCCCCGTCCGCACGGCCGCCGCGCTGATCAGACTCAACCAGCGGCACGGGTTCGACTGCCCCGGTTGCGCGTGGCCCGAGGAGCCCGGTGGGCGCAAGTTCGCCGAATTCTGCGAGAACGGCGCCAAGGCCGTCGCCGAGGAAGCCACCAAGCGCGTGGTCACCCCCGAGTTCTTCGCCCGCCACACCATCGCCGAACTCGACGCCAAGCCCGAGTATTGGCTGTCCCAGCAGGGCCGGCTGACCCACCCGATGGTGCTGCGGCCGGGTGACGACCGATACCGGCCCATCGAGTGGGAAGCGGCGTACCGGTTGATCGCCGACGAGCTCGGCGCCCTCGACGACCCGAACCAGGCCGTCTTCTACACCTCCGGACGCACCAGCAACGAGGCCGCGTTCCTCTACCAGTTGTTCGTGCGCAGCTTCGGCACCAACAACCTGCCGGACTGTTCGAACATGTGCCACGAGTCCTCGGGGACCGCGCTCGTCGACGCGATCGGCATCGGCAAGGGATCGGTCACCGTCGAAGACCTGGTGCAGGCCGACCTCATCGTGATCGCCGGCCAGAACCCCGGTACCAACCATCCGCGGATGCTGTCGGTGCTGGAGAAGGCAAAGGCCAACGGCGCGAAGGTCATCGCGGTCAACCCCCTGCCCGAAGCCGGCCTAATCCGGTTCAAGGACCCGCAGAAGGTGCACGGCGTGGTCGGCGACGGGGTGCCGATCGCCGACGAATTCGTACAGATCCGCCTCGGCGGCGACATGGCGTTGTTCGCCGGTCTGGGCCGGCTGCTGTTGGAGGCTCAGGACAAGGCCGGTCCTGGAGTGCAGATCGTGGACCGCGATTTCGTCGCGGCACACACCGCGGGGTTCGCCGACTACGAGGCGCGCACCCGTGCCATCGATCTCGACACCGTACTCGAGGCGACCGGTATCGACCGCGCGCAACTCGACCGCGTCGCGGCGATGATGGCGACGTCGCGACGCATCGTGGTGTGCTGGGCGATGGGCCTGACTCAGCACAGGCATGCGGTCCCGTCGATCAGCGAGATCTGCAACCTTCTGTTGATGCGCGGCATGATCGGCAAGCCCGGCGCCGGTCTGTGCCCCGTGCGCGGCCACTCCAACGTCCAGGGTGACCGCACGATGGGGATCTGGGAGAAGGTGCCCGAGCGGTTCCTGGCCGCCCTCGACGACCGGTTCGGCATCGCCAGCCCGCGCGACCACGGCTATGACACCGTCGACGCGATCCGCGCGATGCGCGACGGCAAAGCCACGGTGTTCATGGCCATGGGAGGCAATTTTGTCTCCGCCACCCCGGACACCCCGGTCACCGAGGCCGCGTTGCGCAACTGCTCGCTGACGGTCCAGGTGTCGACGAAACTCAACCGCAGCCACCTTGTCCACGGCCGCACCGCGCTCATCCTGCCGTCGCTGGGACGCACCGACCGCGATGTACAGGCGACCGGCAAACAGCTTGTGTCGGTAGAGGATTCGATGTCGATGGTGCACTTGTCACGCGGCAGCCTGCCCCCGCCCGGCGATCAGGTGCGCAGCGAGGTCGCGATCATCTGCCAATTGGCCCGCACGGTGTTCGGCCCCGGCCACCCCGTGCCCTGGGAGACGTTCAACGCCGACTACGACACCATCCGGGACGCGATCGCGGAGGTGGTCCCCGGATGCGAGGACTACAACCGCAAGGTGCGTGCTCCCGACGGGTTCCAGCTGCCGCATCCGCCGCGAGATTCCCGCGAATTTCACACTGCGACAGGAAAAGCCAACTTCACGGCATATCCGCTCGAGTGGGTGCCGGTGCCCGACGGCCGACTGGTGCTGCAGACGCTGCGCAGCCACGACCAGTACAACACCACCATCTACGGGCTCGACGACCGCTACCGGGGCGTCAAGGGCGGCCGGCGGGTGGTGTTCGTCAACCCCGCCGACCTGGACAGGTTCGGGCTGTCCGACGGCGACCGCGTCGACCTGATCTCCGAATTCCCCGCTGCCGACGGTCAGGTGCAGGAGCGATGCGCGAAGGACTTCCGCGTCATCGCGTACCCGACGCCGGAGGGCAACGCCGCCGCCTACTACCCGGAGACGAATCCGCTTGTGCCGCTGGACCATACCGCCGCAAAGTCGAACACGCCGGTGTCCAAGGCCGTTGTGATCAGGATGGAGCGCAGCTGAATGGGCCGGGTGACCGCGCGCCGCCGGGTGCATCACGTGACGACCGAGGACGCCGTCGCGCGACCGGACACCCTGGTCGTCGAGGAACCGTTGGAGATTCGGGTCGACGGCAAGCCGATCACCGTCACGATGCGCACCCCGGGCTCGGACGTCGAACTGGCACAGGGTTTCCTGCTCACCGAGGGCATCGTGCGGGGCCGCGAGGACATCATGTCGGTGCGCTACTGCAGGGGCGCGACCGCCCCCGCCCCCGTCCCCGAATCGCTTCGCTCCAGCCTGCCGGACGACGGTTCGGGGCTTTCACAGAACACCTACAACGTCCTGGATGTGACGCTGGCCGACGGTGTCCCGCCGCCTGATGTGGATCCCACGCGGAACTTCTACACGACGTCGTCGTGTGGGGTCTGCGGCAAGGCATCGCTGGACGCCGTGCGGTTGATCAGCAGACACGCCCCCGGCGACGACCCGGCGACGGTCACCGCCGAAACGCTGTCGGCGATGCCCGACAAGCTGCGCGGGGAACAGAAGGTGTTCGCCGCCACCGGAGGACTGCACGGTGCGGCGCTCTTCGGCACCGACGGTTCCCTACTCGTGGTCCGTGAGGACATCGGCCGGCACAACGCCGTCGACAAGGTGGTGGGGTGGGCACTGGAGAACCGGCGGATCCCGCTCGGCGACACCGTACTGCTGGTCAGCGGCCGCGCGTCGTTCGAATTGACCCAGAAAGCGGTGATGGCCGGCATTCCGGTGCTCGCCGCGGTGTCGGCCCCGTCGTCGCTGGCGGTCGATCTGGCCGCCCAATCGGGTGTCACGCTGGTGGCCTTCCTGCGCGGTGATTCGATGAACGTCTACACCCGCCCCGACCGCGTGCTCAGCTGAGCGGCCTTTGCGCGATCTCCACGATTTCTCCACACACGCTCCAAGCACACGGGTCGGGTCGGCGGCGAGCATCGACACATGTCGCAGATCCTCATCGCATCCTGCCCGCCGGTCGGACACATCTCGCCGCTGCTGAACGTCGCACGCGGACTCGCCGCCCGCGGTGACCGCGTCTCCGTGCTGACCAGCTCCCGCCATGCCGACAAGATCCGAGCTGTCGGCGCGGATCCCGTGCCGCTGCCCTACGCCGCCGACTACGATGATTCTTCGTTCGACGCCGACCTGCCGGGACGCGCGCAGACGTCCGGCTTGGCACGGCTCAACTTCGACATCGAGCACATCTTCGTGCGGCCTATGCCCGTTCAGTTCGGAGCGCTCAAAGAAGTGTCGGCGAGCCACCACTACGACGCCGTCATCGCCGACGCGTTGTTTCTCGGTGTACTGCCACTGCTCCTCGGCGATCGCGGCGCCCGCCCGCCGATCCTGTCCTACTCCACCACACCGCTGTTTTTGACTAGCCGCGACACCACACCGGCGGGGCCGGGGATAGCGCCGATGCGCGGCGTGGTCGGCAGGCTGCGCAACCGCGCCCTGACACTGGCCACGCAACGGGCCGGATTGCGCCCGGCGCACCGGGCCGCCGAACGGATGCTCGCCGCGATGGGCGTACCGAAGCTGCCGGTGTTCGTCTTGGACTCCGCCGTACTGGCCGACCGGGTGATCGTCCCGACCATCCCCGAATTCGAGTACCGGCGCAGCGATCTTCCCCCGCATGTCCGATTCGTCGGCGCTGTCAGTCCACCGCCTGCCGACGACTTCGTCGCGCCGCCCTGGTGGCATGAGCTCGACAGCAGCAGGCCCGTCGTGCATGTCACCCAGGGCACGGTCGACAATGCCGACCTGCGCCGACTGGTCGAACCGACCATCGAGGCGCTGGCGGCGGAGAACGTCACCCTCGTCGTCACCACCGGCGGCCGCCCGCTCTCCGAGATCCGAACATCGTTGCCCGCCAACACTTTCGCCGCCGAATACCTACCCCATGAGGTCCTGCTGCCCCGAGTCGACGTCATGGTCACCAACGGCGGTTACGGCGCCGTGCAACGCGCACTGGCCGCCGGAGTGCCCATGGTCGTCGCCGGCCGGACCGAGGACAAGCCCGAGGTGGCGGCCCGGGTACGGCACTTCGGCGTCGGGGTCGATCTGCGGACCGCCACACCGACTTCGCACACCGTCCGCCGTGCCGTGCGGCAGGTGCTCCACGATGCGGCCTATCGCGCCCAAGCTCGTCGGCTGCAGTGCGCATATGCGGGCCGCGACAGCATCGCCGCCATCGCCGCGCTGGTCGACGAGGTGGTCGCCGAGTGGGCACCACCTCTGCAGTCGACCTAGGCGGAGGGGGCGGCGCACCCCACGTGGTGAAAATGCGTTGAGGGCCGTCAGTCGCGATGACTGACGGCCCTCAACGCAATCTCAACAGGGACTCTAGGCGGACTTGTCGCGACGTTCGGTCCGCGACGGCTTGCGCGGCACGATGGTCGGTAGCACGTTGTGCTCGACGGTCTCCCTGGTCACGACCACCTTGGCGACGTCGTCGCGGCTCGGGATGTCGTACATCACCGGCAGCAGGACTTCCTCCATGATGGCCCGCAGACCGCGCGCGCCGGTGCCCCGATGGATGGCCTGATCGGCAATGGCCTCCAGCGCCTCTTCGTCGAACTCCAGCTCCACCCCGTCCATCTCGAACAGCCGGGTGTACTGCTTGACCAACGCGTTCTTCGGCTGGGACAGGATCTGCACGAGCGATTCCTTGTCCAGATTGGTCACCGACGCCACGACAGGGAGCCGGCCGATGAACTCGGGGATCAGCCCGAACTTGATCAGATCCTCGGGCATCACCTCGGCGAAGTGATCCTGGGTGTCGACCTCGGCCTTGGAGTGCACCTCGGCGCCGAAGCCGAGTCCGCGCTTGCCGACGCGATCGGAGACGATCTTCTCCAACCCTGCGAACGCACCGGCGACGATGAACAACACGTTGGTGGTGTCGATCTGGATGAACTCCTGGTGCGGGTGCTTGCGGCCGCCCTGCGGGGGCACCGAGGCCTGCGTGCCCTCCAGGATCTTCAGCAGCGCCTGCTGAACGCCTTCACCGGAGACGTCGCGGGTGATCGACGGGTTCTCACTCTTGCGGGCGATCTTGTCGACCTCGTCGATGTAGATGATCCCGGTCTCGGCGCGCTTGACGTCGTAATCGGCGGCCTGGATCAGCTTGAGCAGAATGTTCTCGACGTCCTCGCCGACGTAGCCGGCTTCGGTCAGCGCGGTCGCGTCGGCGATGGCGAACGGGACGTTGAGCATCTTGGCCAGCGTCTGGGCCAGGTAGGTCTTGCCGCAGCCGGTGGGGCCGAGCATCAGGATGTTGGACTTGGCCAGCTCGACGGGCTCGGAACGCGAATCGCGCGACTTCTCTCCGGCCTGGATGCGCTTGTAGTGGTTGTAGACGGCCACGGCCAGGGTGCGCTTGGCGGTGTCCTGACCGATGACGTATCCCTCGAGGAACTCCCGTATCTCGGCCGGCTTCGGCAACTCGTCGAGTTTGACATCGTCGGCGTCGGCGAGCTCCTCTTCGATGATCTCGTTGCACAGATCGATGCACTCGTCGCAGATGTACACACCCGGTCCCGCGATGAGCTTCTTCACCTGCTTCTGGCTCTTGCCGCAGAACGAGCACTTCAGCAGGTCGCCGCCATCTCCAATGCGTGCCATGGTGCTGGGGTCCTACTTCCTTCGCCGTCGATATCCAGTCGTTTCGGTGCGGGGCACCGGGACCGCTTGTGTAGCCCCGACTTGTGTAGCCCCGACGCTACCCGCTGTTTCCGCCGCTGTGCGACCGATAAAGCCGAATAGCGTCGGTGGTATTCACGTGTAGTTGCGTCAACATATCGCCTGACCCGCCCGCGATGGTCGCGTAACGCACCACCGTGTCTCTGGCGTGTCGCCGCCGTTACCCGACCGAGAGTACCTGCCTGGGCAGGGTGTAACCGGTCGACCTCTTGACCTGCTCATCGGACGTGCGGTGGCGGGGTGGGAATCCTCGGCGCGACCGGACGGTGCTGGTCAGCGACGGCGGGCCGGCCACCGAACTCGAAGCGCGCGGCCACGACCTGTCGCACGGTCTGCGGTCGGCGCGGTTGCTGGTGGACGCGCCCGAGGAGATCGTCGCGGTGCCTGCGGCGTATTTCGCCGCGCCCGCGACGCACACGGTGCGGCTGCTGCCGGGTCGGCCCGGCGGAGATCAGCCGGATTGCCGGCGAGCTGAGCGCCTAGGAGTCTGCTGAATTAATCCGGCGTGGTGGCGGGGTTTGTGGCTGGGTTCTCGAGATGATTAATGGATGCAGGGGCATTCTGAGGATCAGCGTGAGCTGTTGGATGCGGAGTCGGTTGCCGGGCATCTGCTGAAGTCCGACAGCATGTTTGTATTCCTGGCCGAACACCGCCACGAGTTGTTTCCCGAGGCGATGTTCGCTGATCTTTTCCCGTCGCGGCGGGGGCGTCCGAGCGTGCCGGCCGAGGTGATGGCCTCGGTGATCACCTTGCAGGCCCTGCACGGGCTCTCTGATAGCGAGACCGTGGACGCGGTCACCTTCGATCTGCGCTGGAAAGCCGCGTGCGGGTTGGCGGTGACCGCGCCGGCGTTTCACTCGACCACGCTGACCTATTGGCGGCGCCGGCTGGCGGCCTCGCAGGCGCCGGACCGGATCTTTGAGGCGGTCAAGGCCGTCGTGGCGCAGACCGGTGTGTTGGCCAAAAAGACGCGGCGAGCGTTGGACTCCACCGTGCTCGATGATGCGGTGTCCACCCAGGACACCGTAACCCAGCTGATCGCTGCGATCCGCCGGGTCGGGCGCGAAGTCCCAGGGGCCGGCGAGGTGATCACCACTTACTGCACCGCCCACGATTACAGCGATCCGGGTAAACCGGCGATCGCCTGGAACGACAGAACCGCCCGCGACCAGCTTGTCGACGCCTTGGTCGGCGATGCGCACCGGCTGCTGGGGCATCTGCCCGACCAGGAACTGGGCCCGCGCGCCGCTGAGGCGGTGTCGTTGTTGGCGCTGGTCGCCGGCCAGGACGTCGAACCGGTCGAGGGTTCTGATGGCACCGACGGGCAGTGGCGCATCGCGCAGAAGGTGGCCGGTGATCGGGTGATCTCTACCGTGGATCCCGAAGCCCGCCATGCCCATAAGACGGTGCATCGCCGCCAGGACGGATACAAGGCCCACATCGCGGTCGAACCTGATACCGGGATCATCACCGACTGCGCGCTGACCAAGGCAAGCGGACAAGACAATCACGAAGCCGTCATCGGACTGGCGCTGCTGGCACACGAGACGACGGCGGTGCGGGTGCTCGGCGATTCGGCCTACGGCACCGGTCAGGCACGGGCGACGCTGGCCGAGCTCAAGCATGTCGCCGTGATCAAACCGCTCCCGCTGAGAACCCCGGTCCCGGGTGGGTTCACCAGCGATGACTTCACCATCGATTTCGCGGCCCGTACCGTGACGTGTCCGGCCGAGCACACCATCCCCATCGGGCCTAGCGGTGGAGCCGCATTCGAAAAGCATTGCCGGTCATGCGCTTTGAGGCACCTGTGCACCACCGCAGTGCGTGGGCGAAAGCTCACCATCAGCGAACACGAACCGCACCTACGTGCCGCCCGGGCCATCGCGCGCACACCCGAATGGCAGGCCGAGTACCGCCAACACCGCCCCATGGTGGAACGCTCGATCGCCTGGTTGACCCGCGGCAACCGCAAAGTCCGCTACCGCGGCGTCAGCAAGAACAACCAC
Protein-coding regions in this window:
- a CDS encoding sugar phosphate isomerase/epimerase → MTSIRVGSAPDSWGVWFPDDPQQTPYTRFLDEVAESGYEWIELGPYGYLPTDPATLADELAARGLKLSAGTVFEHLHQDDSWDAVWKQIEGVAKLTAAVGGKHVVVIPEMWRDPATGEVLEDRHLTAEQWAKKTGGMNDLGKAMFETYGVRAQYHPHADSHVDTEDNVYRFLDGTDSRYVNLCLDTGHISYCGGDNIAIIRRAPERIGYLHLKQVDPQVRAKVEAEDLPFGEAVKLGAMTEPPLGIPDMPPLLAEVEKLGIDVFAIVEQDMYPCPADAPLPIAKRTRNYLGSCGIPSVTFT
- a CDS encoding Gfo/Idh/MocA family protein gives rise to the protein MPELRVAVLGVGVMGADHVARITSRISGARVSVVNDYVTEKAEQIASGIEGCRAVADPLDAIADPDVDAVLLATPGTTHEKQLLACLEHRKPVMCEKPLTTDVSTSLEIVRREAGLDRPLIQVGFMRRFDDEYMRLKALLDGGELGEPLVMHCVHRNPNVPSYFDSSLIVKDSLVHEVDVTRYLFGEEIASVQIVKPSSNPGAPQGVIDPQIAILRTVSGRHVDVELFVTTGVAYEVRTEVVAERGSAMIGLDVGLIRKSAPGTWGGQITPGFRERFGRAYDTEIQRWVDAVISGTNVDGPTAWDGYAAAAVCAAGVESLETGLPVDVQLADRP
- a CDS encoding CoA-acylating methylmalonate-semialdehyde dehydrogenase; this encodes MTKTISHWVDNKVFAGESSATAPVTNPATGVVTGQVALASVADAQLVIDAAAAAFPAWRDTSLAKRTQVLFAFRELLNERKGELAEIITAEHGKVVSDALGEVSRGQEVVEFACGIPHLLKGGYTENASTNVDVHSIRQPLGPVAIISPFNFPAMVPMWFFPIAIATGNTVVLKPSEKDPSAALWLAELWKQAGLPAGVFNVLQGDKTAVDELLTNPKIKSVSFVGSTPIAQYVYATGTAAGKRVQALGGAKNHAVILPDADLDLAADAMVNAGFGSAGERCMAISACVAVGPIADDLVAKITERTTGLKIGDGTRNTDMGPLVTKAHRDKVASYIDAGEAAGAKVVVDGRTVQADGDQDGFWLGPTLLDNVTADMSVCTDEIFGPVLSVVRVDTYDQALDLINTNPYGNGTAIFTNDGGAARRFQNEVEVGMVGINVPIPVPMAYYSFGGWKASLFGDSHAHGTDGVQFFTRQKAITTRWLDPSHGGINLGFPTN
- a CDS encoding sugar phosphate isomerase/epimerase — its product is MEVPELVATAWTSAGNTSPMHSPATSPIPITERVRAIADAGYSGFGLIADDLLAVRESIGFAALRDMIADHGLSHVEIELIERWWVGRGLPGHTYQIRDLLFEAADALNPAFIKIGSENGPAAAALEPFVVPLRQLADDAARLGTRIAIEPMPFSLIASLPRGAELVRAADHPDVGLIVDAWHVFRAGTSLAELDAALTGERVFGVELDDAHAQVVGTLFDDTVERRQLCGEGSFDLVGLVKVLRDKGFDGPWGVEILSASFRQLPLADALRSAAETALKVL
- a CDS encoding LysR family transcriptional regulator, with the translated sequence MLLQHLEYLLALAAERHFGRAAARCHVSQPTLSVAIRRLERDLGVVIVQRGHRFEGFTEEGRRVVSWAQRIVAERDEMLADLERMRGRLTVTARLGAIPTAVPASPFITAEFLARNPAASVRIEALSSREIARRLADFEIDAGLTYLDDEAPPGTRSVEMYRERYVLVAPADDPLMAGAEVSWADASTRQLCALTTTMRNRRILDANMAAEGVRYRPAVEADSVDALFAHLTHSRRATIASAAWLSQLGVPQGFAARPMVVHSPGPAIGLVVLDREPAPLVATALVGVATDIDLGSRLTGMERDAMRSGGGP